A section of the Opitutaceae bacterium genome encodes:
- a CDS encoding LysM peptidoglycan-binding domain-containing protein, which produces MKILHIFGAVVAVHLAVFLIIFAVPGCRTTDKTRQASSASSESTSAASATAETPPLAPAADAPAPVGAYAAPASVRFSPTRPGTAEAATVAPLQPASAAPKPPATYVVTRGDSLWSIAKKHGMTAGELAAANKLGSNASLQIGQKLTIPAAASAKGADASPAGGDQTGPTHVVKGGETLGQIARMHGTTVNTIKRMNGLKNDLVRPGRVLLLPEGSVSSMETAAPAKSSSPKVARGSNPVKHAVQPNETLGAIARRYGITVGELVTANHIQDPSRIRFGQELIIPGWSAPKSAAPPVETKPAADATPSPIAPTEPASPLTPVTEPAAEAGSQIPVIKIEDPTRTAGAEGPRAP; this is translated from the coding sequence CGGACAAGACCCGACAGGCTTCATCCGCCTCGTCGGAGAGCACATCAGCAGCGAGCGCAACGGCGGAAACGCCGCCTCTCGCGCCGGCCGCTGACGCGCCGGCTCCGGTCGGGGCCTACGCGGCGCCGGCGTCGGTGCGATTCAGTCCGACGCGCCCCGGGACGGCGGAAGCCGCGACGGTGGCGCCCCTGCAGCCGGCGAGCGCTGCGCCAAAGCCTCCCGCGACCTACGTGGTGACGCGCGGAGACAGCCTTTGGTCCATTGCGAAGAAACACGGCATGACGGCCGGCGAGCTGGCGGCGGCCAACAAACTCGGGTCGAATGCCTCGCTGCAGATCGGACAGAAGCTCACGATCCCCGCCGCGGCCTCCGCCAAGGGAGCGGACGCTTCTCCGGCGGGAGGGGACCAGACGGGGCCGACGCACGTCGTGAAGGGAGGAGAAACGCTTGGCCAGATTGCGCGGATGCATGGGACAACGGTCAACACGATCAAACGAATGAACGGGCTGAAGAACGACTTGGTCCGCCCAGGCAGGGTTCTGCTGCTTCCCGAGGGTTCGGTCAGCTCCATGGAAACCGCTGCCCCCGCCAAATCATCCTCTCCCAAGGTCGCTCGAGGCTCCAATCCCGTCAAACATGCGGTGCAGCCGAATGAAACGCTGGGTGCCATCGCGCGCCGCTATGGAATCACGGTGGGCGAACTCGTGACGGCAAACCACATTCAGGATCCATCCAGGATCCGTTTCGGCCAGGAGCTCATCATTCCTGGATGGAGTGCGCCGAAATCCGCTGCACCGCCGGTGGAGACGAAACCCGCGGCGGACGCGACTCCCTCTCCAATCGCTCCGACTGAACCCGCATCGCCGCTCACGCCCGTGACTGAACCTGCAGCGGAGGCTGGTTCGCAGATTCCGGTGATCAAGATTGAGGATCCCACTCGCACGGCGGGCGCCGAGGGTCCGCGGGCACCCTGA